In Elaeis guineensis isolate ETL-2024a chromosome 1, EG11, whole genome shotgun sequence, a genomic segment contains:
- the LOC105040090 gene encoding uncharacterized protein isoform X2, whose amino-acid sequence MAKEVVAKSLLFFFLFSLHTVCSSATIVGFSYDAREENPVARSLIKTLSFLQKNDVSPSQFKVFFTDPAAFVDLPPTTSISVDLCLDHLEVIKQLKSKASTTSWLKTHLLDTLPYLNISNIIVGGTPKSLSLLLSTLNTIQTSLKSFDLDQSIRVSAMFPLYTLKTLDKSSNKNFLKMMNFIKNSKSFIVVETLVDGEMSLGDGFVQSTIQKAIAACTSLPYPDIPIVLNVKGSVAPSGVEIAEFTERMTKSVDHHALIRERIFGVFAEISHVREFEQKKLSWEEGLVFPSSHRELLDHDNCSISSNKTTVHDTLTPVTNPATTPITVPSTNPAPTVVTVPSANPVTVFPTNPTTAPITIPPLNSVPAPFTVPATNPMPTPVTTPVVPVTNPATTPTTLPVNPPVTNPVTTYPYPPSGSTPSVTTPVTVPSTVPVSPTVSGQTWCVAKTGALDAALQMALDYACGIGGADCSTIQPTGSCYNPNTLQAHASYAFNSYYQKNPVPTSCDFGGTAMIADVNPSSGMCMYPSSR is encoded by the exons ATGGCTAAAGAGGTCGTGGCTAAgagccttctcttcttcttcctcttctctcttcacaCTGTTTGCTCTTCAG CAACCATTGTGGGTTTCTCATATGATGCAAGGGAAGAGAATCCTGTCGCAAGGTCACTCATAAAGACACTGTCTttccttcagaagaatgatgtaTCTCCCTCCCAGTTTAAGGTCTTTTTCACCGACCCAGCAGCTTTCGTAGATTTACCACCCACCACCAGTATCTCTGTTGATCTCTGTTTGGATCATCTCGAAGTGATTAAGCAACTGAAATCTAAGGCTTCCACCACCTCATGGCTCAAAACCCATCTTTTAGACACTCTCCCCTATCTGAACATCAGTAATATTATAGTTGGTGGTACCCCAAAAAGCCTATCTTTACTCCTTTCCACCTTGAACACAATACAGACTTCTCTCAAGAGCTTTGATCTTGATCAAAGCATAAGGGTCTCAGCCATGTTTCCCCTCTACACTCTCAAGACCTTGGACAAatctagcaacaaaaattttctgAAGATGATGAACTTTATAAAGAATTCCAAATCTTTTATTGTGGTGGAGACACTTGTAGATGGAGAGATGAGCTTAGGAGATGGTTTTGTTCAGTCCACTATCCAAAAGGCTATTGCTGCTTGCACTTCACTACCTTATCCTGACATCCCCATAGTTTTGAATGTGAAGGGTTCTGTTGCCCCAAGTGGAGTAGAAATAGCTGAATTCACTGAAAGAATGACAAAATCTGTTGATCACCATGCTCTGATAAGAGAAAGGATTTTCGGGGTGTTTGCTGAGATTTCCCATGTTAGAGAATTCGAGCAGAAGAAGCTTAGTTGGGAGGAGGGATTAGTCTTCCCTTCTTCTCATAGAGAACTTCTTGATCATGATAATTGCTCCATATCTTCAAACAAAACAACAGTCCATGATACACTCACCCCAGTAACAAACCCTGCAACGACACCCATAACTGTTCCCTCCACGAACCCAGCACCAACAGTTGTCACTGTACCCTCTGCCAATCCTGTCACAGTTTTTCCCACAAATCCCACCACTGCACCAATTACCATTCCCCCCTTGAATTCTGTACCTGCACCATTCACGGTCCCTGCAACGAATCCTATGCCAACACCTGTGACGACACCAGTAGTGCCTGTGACAAATCCTGCTACGACACCCACAACACTTCCTGTCAACCCGCCGGTAACCAACCCTGTGACAACCTATCCATATCCACCATCTGGGAGCACACCATCTGTAACAACACCAGTAACAGTGCCAAGCACTGTCCCAGTTTCGCCAACAGTGTCCGGGCAGACTTGGTGTGTGGCCAAGACTGGGGCTTTGGATGCAGCACTCCAGATGGCACTGGATTATGCTTGCGGGATTGGAGGAGCAGACTGCTCCACAATTCAACCGACAGGGAGCTGCTATAACCCAAACACCCTCCAAGCCCATGCCTCGTATGCCTTCAACAGCTACTACCAAAAGAATCCAGTGCCAACAAGCTGTGATTTTGGAGGAACCGCGATGATTGCTGATGTTAATCCAA GTTCAGGGATGTGCATGTACCCATCTTCAAGGTAG
- the LOC105040090 gene encoding uncharacterized protein isoform X1: MAKEVVAKSLLFFFLFSLHTVCSSATIVGFSYDAREENPVARSLIKTLSFLQKNDVSPSQFKVFFTDPAAFVDLPPTTSISVDLCLDHLEVIKQLKSKASTTSWLKTHLLDTLPYLNISNIIVGGTPKSLSLLLSTLNTIQTSLKSFDLDQSIRVSAMFPLYTLKTLDKSSNKNFLKMMNFIKNSKSFIVVETLVDGEMSLGDGFVQSTIQKAIAACTSLPYPDIPIVLNVKGSVAPSGVEIAEFTERMTKSVDHHALIRERIFGVFAEISHVREFEQKKLSWEEGLVFPSSHRELLDHDNCSISSNKTTVHDTLTPVTNPATTPITVPSTNPAPTVVTVPSANPVTVFPTNPTTAPITIPPLNSVPAPFTVPATNPMPTPVTTPVVPVTNPATTPTTLPVNPPVTNPVTTYPYPPSGSTPSVTTPVTVPSTVPVSPTVSGQTWCVAKTGALDAALQMALDYACGIGGADCSTIQPTGSCYNPNTLQAHASYAFNSYYQKNPVPTSCDFGGTAMIADVNPSSGMCMYPSSSSVSGFNPASTSTGSSSGSSVLNTNNSGGSSTVFGSDNPTGATSNSFSVSAGWTLLLFVLAIAYIPGNI, encoded by the exons ATGGCTAAAGAGGTCGTGGCTAAgagccttctcttcttcttcctcttctctcttcacaCTGTTTGCTCTTCAG CAACCATTGTGGGTTTCTCATATGATGCAAGGGAAGAGAATCCTGTCGCAAGGTCACTCATAAAGACACTGTCTttccttcagaagaatgatgtaTCTCCCTCCCAGTTTAAGGTCTTTTTCACCGACCCAGCAGCTTTCGTAGATTTACCACCCACCACCAGTATCTCTGTTGATCTCTGTTTGGATCATCTCGAAGTGATTAAGCAACTGAAATCTAAGGCTTCCACCACCTCATGGCTCAAAACCCATCTTTTAGACACTCTCCCCTATCTGAACATCAGTAATATTATAGTTGGTGGTACCCCAAAAAGCCTATCTTTACTCCTTTCCACCTTGAACACAATACAGACTTCTCTCAAGAGCTTTGATCTTGATCAAAGCATAAGGGTCTCAGCCATGTTTCCCCTCTACACTCTCAAGACCTTGGACAAatctagcaacaaaaattttctgAAGATGATGAACTTTATAAAGAATTCCAAATCTTTTATTGTGGTGGAGACACTTGTAGATGGAGAGATGAGCTTAGGAGATGGTTTTGTTCAGTCCACTATCCAAAAGGCTATTGCTGCTTGCACTTCACTACCTTATCCTGACATCCCCATAGTTTTGAATGTGAAGGGTTCTGTTGCCCCAAGTGGAGTAGAAATAGCTGAATTCACTGAAAGAATGACAAAATCTGTTGATCACCATGCTCTGATAAGAGAAAGGATTTTCGGGGTGTTTGCTGAGATTTCCCATGTTAGAGAATTCGAGCAGAAGAAGCTTAGTTGGGAGGAGGGATTAGTCTTCCCTTCTTCTCATAGAGAACTTCTTGATCATGATAATTGCTCCATATCTTCAAACAAAACAACAGTCCATGATACACTCACCCCAGTAACAAACCCTGCAACGACACCCATAACTGTTCCCTCCACGAACCCAGCACCAACAGTTGTCACTGTACCCTCTGCCAATCCTGTCACAGTTTTTCCCACAAATCCCACCACTGCACCAATTACCATTCCCCCCTTGAATTCTGTACCTGCACCATTCACGGTCCCTGCAACGAATCCTATGCCAACACCTGTGACGACACCAGTAGTGCCTGTGACAAATCCTGCTACGACACCCACAACACTTCCTGTCAACCCGCCGGTAACCAACCCTGTGACAACCTATCCATATCCACCATCTGGGAGCACACCATCTGTAACAACACCAGTAACAGTGCCAAGCACTGTCCCAGTTTCGCCAACAGTGTCCGGGCAGACTTGGTGTGTGGCCAAGACTGGGGCTTTGGATGCAGCACTCCAGATGGCACTGGATTATGCTTGCGGGATTGGAGGAGCAGACTGCTCCACAATTCAACCGACAGGGAGCTGCTATAACCCAAACACCCTCCAAGCCCATGCCTCGTATGCCTTCAACAGCTACTACCAAAAGAATCCAGTGCCAACAAGCTGTGATTTTGGAGGAACCGCGATGATTGCTGATGTTAATCCAA GTTCAGGGATGTGCATGTACCCATCTTCAAG TTCTGTTTCTGGTTTCAATCCTGCTTCTACCAGTACTGGTTCGAGTTCTGGTTCCTCGGTTTTGAACACCAATAACTCAGGTGGCTCTAGTACAGTTTTTGGGTCAGACAACCCTACAGGCGCTACAAGCAATTCATTCTCCGTTTCTGCTGGCTGGACCCTCTTATTGTTTGTGCTGGCCATAGCCTATATCCCTGGTAACATCTAG